Part of the Saccharomyces paradoxus chromosome XI, complete sequence genome, ACAAGTATCGGAGGTAAAACTATGAAATCTAAACTCTTTACTGTAGTTAGCTTTTTAGGATTCCgcttctttgaattttttgttgCATCATCGctttgatgatgatgatgatgatgatgatgatgatgaggcGATTTTGACCTTGATCTGGAATGAAAACTAAACAAtgttggtttttttttctggctAATATTTTCTCCTGTTTTGGGTTTGGAATCAGTAATTCTACAATTAGGGCAATCCCAAGCATTCTCGCCAGACAGTTCTTCATCGCCTGTGAATAAGTTTATGCAATCCTCCAAtttaattttcttggaCTTACTGGTAAAACTATacaatgatatttttggaattgCAAGTGACAAAACATAGAAGGTGGAATAGCTATAAGAAGAATTACCACAGCGCTGGCATTTCAGGATGTTTTCCATCTGCCCGCGATATATGTGATCGATTGGGGATAATCCATCAGTAATAACATTTCTCTCATACCACTTCCGGTACTTAGATGGGTTAACTTGCAAAGCATTGGCATCATATGAAACGAGGTCTGGATAATACTTGATGACATTTTCACTTGAGAGCTCTTCGTGTATTCGTGCTAAGATTATCAATAGAAATTCTTGTGTATCCTGTTGATCGTCTGGGATATTCAAATCGGGCCTTAACTTTTTAcacattttcaaaaatctatTTGGTATAATTGCCCTTCCTCCATTCAGATacattttcttgaataaaACGTAAATCGAGTGGGAAAGTTGGACTTCTTTCGGATATTTGCTAGTATTGAGGAATAGCCTATACTTCTTGGTTAAAAACAAATCTCGAAATAAATTGGTGCCAAACAGACACTGAATTATACTGTTAATATAACATGTATTACATGGATTTTGCAGGCCAGTTATGGATAACTCTGATAAAAGATCATTTGAATCTTCAATTACCGGTAGCTTATAAGTTTTTAAGGCCGAAGATTTTAtgtcttctttcttttctttttcttcttcctcatcttccTTGTGCTTTCCCACCTTGAATAGGGAAGAAGAATCTTGGCTAGATTCTCCAATCTGTGACGAAATCTCGAAGGAGTGCATGGTAGGAGCTGTTGCTGGACTAGATAAAGTCTTGAACAAAGCGTCTTTTCTAGTACTTAACTTTAAATACGAGGGTTTTGATACTAATTCTTTGTTTCTGTAATCtgattcttcaaaatcagcTTCCAGTTTATCACCGGATGCAATTTTATCACTTTCGCTAGTGATGTCCCCCATTGAAGTATCATTTATTGGTTTTGTTAACTCTTTCGGCATTTCGTGTATTGGGCCCTCCAATTGATTATGTATTGACAAAGAGGCCATATGAACAGGTAATGGTCGTAGAGGTAAGGAGTAggctctttttcttttaatggTTTTGCAGATTCCGTTTGAGTCGGATAGATGCCGGTCAGCAATTACAGTACTCTCGTCCCTGACCAGTTTTAATACATGGCTCATCACTTGTTCGTCTTGATAGTCGTTTTTTAGCTTTGCATAACTGCTATAGAGATTATTTCTTGTTTGAAATTGCAACGACTGGGGAATAATAAGGTACAGGTAATAACAGCCAATAATGAAGGCAGTCAAAGCTTCCATTTCCTGATTAATTTCTAAATCCCTCAAGTAGACATTAAATAGATGAGCAGCATGATCTAACAGTCCCCTTAAGTTCTTTAGTCGTAATTGCGAATAAAACTGTTTGATATCAACTTCGTAGACATTTCGAACTAGATTTAGAATCTGATCTGGGTTTAATAACATTGTCTTGTACAACGTCCGTTTTGGCGAGCAGAAAACGGAAAATTAAGTCAATGCCACGGCAATTTAGTTTTATTGAAGGTCTTGAAAGACTACTAGCAGTAGCAGTAACCTTTCAGAGCTTATACCCAACGCAATGATTATTCAACACTCATTTTAGAAGCGTTTTTCACTTATTTCTCGAAGAAATGTCAATCCCTTTTTAGCACTCCGGAAAAACTTTATAATAGATGTGGGGAAATCATCTTTGACGACGAGCACCGGAGAAACTacgtttttttctttttttttttttttttttttcttggtccGAACAATGCGATGAGCAggacgaagaaaaaaataaaaaatgaaaatgagtAATGATACTAAGACctttagaagaaatagGGTCCAGTAACAGAACAAAGGCCCCAGAAAAGTCTAAAGTGATCGAAATTAACCAGCTActtttataataataagaattttttcttattggTTGACTATAGGGAACTAGTATACGTTTTTTTGTGCTTATTATTTGCTTTCTAATCATCTGGTTTGCTAATTGAACCGTTCTCTGCAATAATCCTTCATCTCTAGTGGGGGAAACGAAATTGATTTCGCTTAAACCTTTTGTTGTAGCATtctcctcttttttttcgcagGTCATATTTTATCGAGATCATGTCGAATACAAGTACCAAAGATATACGAAAAAGTAAGCCAAAAAGAGGAACCGGTTTCGATTTACTTGAAGTGACCGAATCACTTGGCTACCAGACACACAggaaaaatggaagaaattcATGGTCAAAGGATGACGACAATATGCTACGATCACTAGTTAACGAATCCGCAAAGGAATTGGGCTATGAGAATGGACTTGAAGATGTAAAGACAATCCAACAGTCCAACCATCTTTCTAAATGCATCGCCTGGGATGTTTTAGCTACACGATTCAAACATACCGTAAGAACTTCCAAGGACGTAAGAAAGCGCTGGACAGGATCTCTGGATCCAAACTTGAAGAAAGGCAAATGGACACAAGACGAGGATGAGCAGCTCCTGAAAGCTTATGAAGAACATGGGCCTCACTGGCTGAGTATCTCCATGGATATTCCTGGAAGGACAGAGGATCAATGTGCAAAAAGGTACATTGAAGTTTTAGGGCCTGGAAGTAAAGGAAGGCTGAGAGAATGGACCCTCGGGGAAGATTTAAATCTAATAAGTAAGGTGAAGGCATACGGCACaaaatggagaaaaatCTCGTCGGAAATGGAGTTCAGACCAAGTTTAACGTGCAGAAACAGATGGAGGAAAATTATTACTATGGTTGTGCGAGGACAAGCATCGGAGGTAATTACCAAAGCcataaaagaaaacaagaacaTAGATATGACAGACGGAAAACTCCGACAACAACCAACCGCCGATTCTGATATACGGTCAGACTCCACACCAAATAACGAAGAACAATCGCAGCTATCCCAGCGGAATAACCCCTCATTGATAAAGCAAGATATATTGAACGTTAAAGAGAACGAGTCGAGCAAATTACCAAaattaaaggaaaatgatgGAGCTAGTTTAAATGATAACAAGCCACAACCATTACCTTctttaaaagaaatttccGCACCTCCACCAATTAGGATGACGCAAATCGGCCAACCTCATACGAGTAGTAGTAGGAGCAAAGTCTCTTTGCCTATTGATAATCTTTCTCCAATGAATAAGCAAAGTCCTGGAGGAACATCTGATAGCCCACAGACAAGTCTCCCACCAGCATTCAACCCAGCGTCTCTCGATGAGCATATGATGAGTGGCACTGGTATTTCAGAATCCCCGAAACATGCTTATTCTGCCATGAAAACTAGAGAACCAAATTCCTCCAGCACGCAATGGAAATTTACGTTAAAAGATGGTCAAGGTTTGTCAATCTCAAATGGAACTATTGACAGTACAAAATTAGTAAAGGAGCTGGTTGATCAAGCTAAGAAGTACTCTTTAAAAATTTCGATACATCAGCATATTCACAATCATTATGTAACATCCACGGATCATCCTGTCAGCAACAATGCTGGTTTGTCAAATACTGGAAATGTTAACGGAAATCCTTTACTAATGGAAAGTTTCCCACATATGGGTAGGCAATTGGGGAATGGTCTTCCAGGGTTAAGTTCAAACAGTGATACTTTTAACCCAGAATATAGAACTTCTCTCGACAATATGGATAGCGattttttatcaagaaCGCCCAACTATAACGCATTCAGTTTGGAACCAACTTCACATAACCCCGCTGATAATGAGAATGAACTCGGCTCACAAAGTAATAGAGAAACAAACAGCCCATCTGTATTTTATCCTCAAGCGAATACATTGATCCCAACTAACTCTACTGCCGCTAATAACGAAATTATTCCAGGAAACGTTAGTGCGAATAGTATGTCACCGAACTTCAATGGAACAAATGGCAGGGCACCAAGTTCGACGGCTTCATATACAACGAGCGGTTCGGAAATGCCACCCGATGTGGGTCCTAATAGAATAGCACATTTCAATTATTTACCACCAACTATACGACCTCATTTGGGCTCATCAGATGCGACAAGAGGTGCTGACTTGAATAAGTTACTCAATCCGTCTCCAAGTTCAGCAAGAAGTGGTAGCAGTAATACTaagaaaaaggagaaaaaaaaaagcgaaTCTTCTGGACATcattcatcatcatctcTGGCAGCCAGCAAATTCAACCACATCGATCAATCGGAAATATCAAGGACGACATCCAGATCCGATACTCCATTGAGAGATGAAGACGGCTTGGATTTCTGGGAAACCTTGAGGTCCTTAGCTACTACTAACCCAAATCCTCCGGTTGAAAAGTCAGCCGAAAATAGCGGTACCACGCCTCAGGTGGTACACCAGGGGATTGCCTCGCATACAGAAGATAGCGGCCTAGGTTCTCATAGTGGAGGATACGACTTTTTTAACGAATTGTTGGATAAAAAGGCAGATACACTGCATAAGGAAGCTAAAAAGGCAAACGAGCATGATATGACGTCAGGAGGTTCTACCGAAAACGGATCGGTCCTGCCACTAAATCCCAGTTGAGAAGACAAGGGTCacgaaaaaaagataaatttttcaattgttgGACATTTAATTTGTAACAAGCATAGGTGTATATTGTACATAACACAAGATGGATAATATTCTCCGAAGAAAACTTGTGGTTTTATGGCtcttagtttttttttttttttttttcattttgacaTCGGTTAACGAACTTGAGCTCTGTACTCGAACTGTTTAAATTTCCCTATCGCATATACGGCAATCGCATAATTATGAAATTTAACTTACACACTAACTTGCTTGGGTACttctccaaaaattttcctcttgattttttcttaatgaGTAGTTGCGGCAACGCAATTACCTGGAATTTTAAGGGAACATATTTCTTTCCGCTTAAACAACGCAAAAGCGCCCAGCAAATTATGCAGCGAtgaataaaagaaaaaattgaaaaaagaaaatgaaaatgagagTATGAACTTAAGAATTATGTCTTGATTAATCTTTAAAACCCGTGGCACGTCATaagagaagaaatggaTTCTGTTTGGATTGTTTACTTTTACTGTTTGAACTGAACTGAACTgatttgtttttgtttttttcttgtttttttaaCTATAATATAATGTTTAGTTTATCAACAGTACTATTTAGGTCTGAGGCTTTCTATGAACTCTCTCTTACTCTGTGAATAGTTGGTGAACTCGTTTTCATATTGATCTTCCTCAGCAATTTCCCCGATATTGCCCACATCATAGTTATTCTGTAATTTGTATAAATCCTTATTATCTTTGTCTGCTTTTGCCGACCTGATGTCCTTTACTGAATGGTAATCATCCGATTCTTCGTTATCTTTATCAAAAGTGCATGGTAATTGTGATAGAGCCGCACTTTTTGGTGTTGCAAACACATCCTCTAGTGCATCGTGTTTAGTTACAGATGTTATGGAGGAATTTCTTGTATGGAACGATGTATTTGATATGTTGCCATTTAAAAACGAGGATGAAGCTCTCCTTGGGTAATAGGAACCAAAGTCCTGATTCTGTAAATTTCTTATTAGATTTTCATTACTAGATTGGCGAACATTATGTTTAAGTTCTATTATCGAAGCTTTTGTTTGGTCATTGCTAGTATTAGTATCACTCGAAGGATCTGCAAAAAAGGTTGGTCCTTCATCAGCAATAACAGGGACCATCTGATCATAAACACTAATCTGTCTCTTTGTTACATGCTGTTGGGAAGATGATAACGAAACATTGGAGCTATTATTTATACTTGGTAAATCCACAATGGATTTCTGCTTCGCACTATTGCCATAGCTATTATTTCGTACTTGAAGtaaatttattttcctACGATATGCTGGCACATAGTATTTACTATGTTTTTTCCCTAATGGGTTCTCTTGATCTCGCAATTTCCcgtctttttcttctcgaTGAGCAGATCCTTCCGATGAACCAGATGTGTGATCAGGATTTTTCAACTCAGCATTAGTTGGTGCTGCTTCGTCTTTACTATCTCTTACGGGTCCAAAATTGTCAAAGGATACAAAACCACCTTCATCATAAATAGCTCTCTCCAATTCTCTATCGTCTTGTTCCTCCCTCTTGTATCTTTTTTGTAGGTTAAACCAAAAACATACCGCTATTATAATACCCACACCGACGGGTATACCCACCGCACAGCCTACTGCAACTGACGTGCTGGCAGTCATCTCTTTTGCTGTCTTATTTACGATGAGCccccaaaaaaaattatatccCTGATAAATAACACAAAACTAAAGGCCGGATTTAGTTaaagaataaaacaaagaatCCAAATTTTCCCTATTGCTTCAATAAATTAGTGCAAAAACTGCCTCGCACGACAAACCGTCAATTTAGAGATCTTTGTCTTGATTGTCCCGAGCAGGCAAATGGTAACTGAGCCCTAGTCACAATAATAAGTCTATGCTTTctgttgaaaaagaacaaatagCGAGCGAGTTAGCAACAGAATCTAAAGAGGCTTGGAACGAATAGTAGAACAAAGAATTTCCAACAAGAAACCTATAAGCAAATagtaaaatcttttttcccAGCCTTCCTAAGAGTTATAACTTTGGTTTCGAGGATCGGTACTTTTTTCTATGGTTTATTACTATCGGCCTCGAAAAGTATGTCGCGAGAATTTAAGCATATGTGACCCGGAATATAAACTAGGTAACAGTGGGATGGGAACAATAATGTCAATAATCACACGTTGTTACAGGCCGTAAAAATGGttataaataatatcaGAGAAATGCTAGAGATGAATGCCAGGCTCGCAGTTATTGATGGATGGCTAGTAGATGTTGTGAAACGAAAACCAATCAATTTTTGGAGTCCCGAAATAAGATTACTATTACCGAATGACGATGACTACAAAAAGTTATCACAACAAAATTTGGTAGATTGGACGAGACTAAAGAAGGATTCTAATTCAGTACTTGTTGGAGTGAGATCTAT contains:
- the UBP11 gene encoding ubiquitin-specific protease UBP11 (Ubiquitin-specific protease~similar to YKR098C) — encoded protein: MLLNPDQILNLVRNVYEVDIKQFYSQLRLKNLRGLLDHAAHLFNVYLRDLEINQEMEALTAFIIGCYYLYLIIPQSLQFQTRNNLYSSYAKLKNDYQDEQVMSHVLKLVRDESTVIADRHLSDSNGICKTIKRKRAYSLPLRPLPVHMASLSIHNQLEGPIHEMPKELTKPINDTSMGDITSESDKIASGDKLEADFEESDYRNKELVSKPSYLKLSTRKDALFKTLSSPATAPTMHSFEISSQIGESSQDSSSLFKVGKHKEDEEEEKEKKEDIKSSALKTYKLPVIEDSNDLLSELSITGLQNPCNTCYINSIIQCLFGTNLFRDLFLTKKYRLFLNTSKYPKEVQLSHSIYVLFKKMYLNGGRAIIPNRFLKMCKKLRPDLNIPDDQQDTQEFLLIILARIHEELSSENVIKYYPDLVSYDANALQVNPSKYRKWYERNVITDGLSPIDHIYRGQMENILKCQRCGNSSYSYSTFYVLSLAIPKISLYSFTSKSKKIKLEDCINLFTGDEELSGENAWDCPNCRITDSKPKTGENISQKKKPTLFSFHSRSRSKSPHHHHHHHHHHQSDDATKNSKKRNPKKLTTVKSLDFIVLPPILVIHLSRFYYDLTKKNSTIITYPLILNIILKNGKVVRYKLYGTVNHSGNLINGHYTSVVNKERSHEIGLNRQVWVTFDDDYIQQHNKNRNDFEAGKTEMSSSEVYVLFYERMDEGNYEEECC
- the BAS1 gene encoding Bas1p (Myb-related transcription factor~similar to YKR099W); this translates as MSNTSTKDIRKSKPKRGTGFDLLEVTESLGYQTHRKNGRNSWSKDDDNMLRSLVNESAKELGYENGLEDVKTIQQSNHLSKCIAWDVLATRFKHTVRTSKDVRKRWTGSLDPNLKKGKWTQDEDEQLLKAYEEHGPHWLSISMDIPGRTEDQCAKRYIEVLGPGSKGRLREWTLGEDLNLISKVKAYGTKWRKISSEMEFRPSLTCRNRWRKIITMVVRGQASEVITKAIKENKNIDMTDGKLRQQPTADSDIRSDSTPNNEEQSQLSQRNNPSLIKQDILNVKENESSKLPKLKENDGASLNDNKPQPLPSLKEISAPPPIRMTQIGQPHTSSSRSKVSLPIDNLSPMNKQSPGGTSDSPQTSLPPAFNPASLDEHMMSGTGISESPKHAYSAMKTREPNSSSTQWKFTLKDGQGLSISNGTIDSTKLVKELVDQAKKYSLKISIHQHIHNHYVTSTDHPVSNNAGLSNTGNVNGNPLLMESFPHMGRQLGNGLPGLSSNSDTFNPEYRTSLDNMDSDFLSRTPNYNAFSLEPTSHNPADNENELGSQSNRETNSPSVFYPQANTLIPTNSTAANNEIIPGNVSANSMSPNFNGTNGRAPSSTASYTTSGSEMPPDVGPNRIAHFNYLPPTIRPHLGSSDATRGADLNKLLNPSPSSARSGSSNTKKKEKKKSESSGHHSSSSLAASKFNHIDQSEISRTTSRSDTPLRDEDGLDFWETLRSLATTNPNPPVEKSAENSGTTPQVVHQGIASHTEDSGLGSHSGGYDFFNELLDKKADTLHKEAKKANEHDMTSGGSTENGSVLPLNPS
- the SKG1 gene encoding Skg1p (Transmembrane protein with a role in cell wall polymer composition~similar to YKR100C) yields the protein MTASTSVAVGCAVGIPVGVGIIIAVCFWFNLQKRYKREEQDDRELERAIYDEGGFVSFDNFGPVRDSKDEAAPTNAELKNPDHTSGSSEGSAHREEKDGKLRDQENPLGKKHSKYYVPAYRRKINLLQVRNNSYGNSAKQKSIVDLPSINNSSNVSLSSSQQHVTKRQISVYDQMVPVIADEGPTFFADPSSDTNTSNDQTKASIIELKHNVRQSSNENLIRNLQNQDFGSYYPRRASSSFLNGNISNTSFHTRNSSITSVTKHDALEDVFATPKSAALSQLPCTFDKDNEESDDYHSVKDIRSAKADKDNKDLYKLQNNYDVGNIGEIAEEDQYENEFTNYSQSKREFIESLRPK